The nucleotide window GCCTAGTAAAACACTATATAATGGATACCCTTTCGCTTCATTAATAGATTCTTTTAGTGGAAGTGTATGGGTCCATGACACATTTTGGTCTCCTATTTGAACTTGCCATTGAGATTATGGGTGCAAGAGTTACTTGGCAGCCGCCGTTGTCATTGACAACGAGGAAGGAAATGGGGAGAAAATGGTTGATGTGTCATTAATTTTGGTCTTTAGATCAATTGGACGGACCAGATTTAAGAAATAACAGCCTTCCCCAATTCGGGAAATTGGGGAAAATTGTTGGACCCTTGATCCTTATTGGAGGAGTCTCCAGTCTCCACCCAAACGTTTTTACCTTCATAAATTTTGTTGGCCCGAACACTCTTTAAGAAAAGCAAGACAAAAATGAGACACGAATCCACACAAGGTGTGTCTAATCAAcccttctttgttgtttttggctTTTTGCACCATCATTCCTTCTCTtcaagtttgaaattgaaacaaaaagacTAGTGACGCTGCCCCACCCTGCACTGGAAGTTCTCTCAGTGGCTATAAATGAAGCTGGCAAGATGGTCAATGGGTTTGGAGGGAATGAATCTGAAAGGGAACCAAAGTAAGTCAACTTCTGCAATGTTTGTGCCAATAGGAGTAGCAGCGCTGTTTGAGGAATAAGGAGCAGGATTAGCTATTTATATTCGTGTAAAGAGTTCACATTTGTTATTATTGACTAGTAACAATGTCAGACTATTTATCAACATCTGGAAAGCACAATCTGAATTTGATTACCAAAGGTCATCCATTACAAAATCACTACATCAAAAAGATACCAGGACTCGGGAATCTTTAGATGTCACATATACCACGTTACTTTGGAGCACGAAACTGATGAAACCCAAACTCTAAGAACATATATAGAATTAGGTTCTTCCccattaaaaggaaaaaaagctttTTGCCTTACTATTTCAACCACACCATCCACCACCCCTTTTCTAGAAAACCCCATATAAAAATCACATGATTCTAAGTACACccctttttcatgttttttctaaaaaaaccaaaaacgcCCCAAGTATAATTCTTGCCAAAAGGTTCTCTCTTGGTAGATTAAATCTATGAATTAAAAGCTCTCTGTTGAAGACTGCACTCACAAACTTCTCTTGTAAACACACTCTGCTTATCCTCCCTCTCTGAATCTCTATACTAGTTGTTCCTGAAGCAACTCTGCCTCACATAAAGAGAGAGATTTTGCTTCTGCTGCTTCAAATCCAACTTATTTGCTCCAATCACAGAAGTTTTTGACAATTGTTTACACTTGACGGCATAAAAGGGTTGGACCATGGGAAGGCTATGAGCCCATTTCTCCATTAAAGAGAGGACACCACCTAAATCAAGAACATACAAGGGCTCTGGTATATAGAgatatagaagaagaagatacagAGGTGGTTGGTGAGGGAGTTTCGTGTGCAGCAGCGGTGAAAAGATTTTATCTTTGAATTGGGTTATGGTGCTCTTCGCGTcataggagagggagagggaagaaAAGGGGGGGAAGGGGGGATGAGAAGAGGTTGGCACTTGGGGTGTTTTGCAATCtagggtttttgtgtttttaatgGTGTGTATGGGAAAATTAGGGGTGCAACTAGCCCCCACCTAATTTAATGGactccaaaaagaaaattacataataggaaaatataatataaaaaaataaagagggGAATACACATCCCCAACCCCCATACAGCAACTAAGTAGTCAAAATTTAGAAACTATAAAATTGTAGTTGAAATTCAGAACACTATGTATACCGACAAAATAATCTTTCAGAATTTATTCTAGTTCTTTTAAGCACATCCTGACATATCCAACAAGTAAAATATAATGAAGAGAAACGATGTGCAGTCATTAAAGTATGAGAAGACCATAGAATGGTGCAATTCCCAGAGTGGTATACCCATGCACACATATAGAGGACTTTCAATACCTATAACAGGGCCACGtggatcaaattcatcgaaTGCCTCAACTTTCTAGCTCGTAGGAGATTCAGAAGTCCCAAACACAACATTAGCTTGGCTAAGATTATTTGCTGCAGTAGGAGAAGCAGCCCTAGCAGCAGATGCTGCTGAAGTATCTCCATCCCTAATCATCAAAGATTATCACAATTAAAAGCTCTTAACCCATGTTTGTTAGGAGACAGAAAAGGAAAGATGATTGTTCGTTTCCAGCCAAGGGGAGGAGAATGTGGAGCAAGAGGAAATCATATTCTTTTTAACTTCTATATGTTATGTTGGAATCAATTAATATTTCATTAATTTGACTTAACATTTCTTCATTTAGCATATATAATTATGGTTGACATTTCTGATAAATGGTATCATTTTTATGATTTCTAACAAATGGTTGTGGAACGgtaataaattttcaaataaattatataaatacaatTATACCTGATGTCACAACATATTAAAGACTTCCTTACTACATCACTGGTAAATGTTTTATTCAATATATATAGTCATGACGGTTTAATGATTCCTCCAAAGAATTGGAGAATATAATACATCCAGCTAAatcatttttatcttaatttccTGCTACTGAAAACAATAagaatttttatcttaatttccTGCTACTGAAAACAATAAGATaagtttttatctttattttatattaggATAGGATAGTAAAAGGTTAAGATGAACAAAGGTTTTTGAGCAAACTAGATTTCATATTACAATTACAATTTTGATAACTCATGGCAAGTTGTTAATCTTTTGTATGCTAAAAAGATTGGACATACATGTCAGTAAGTAATTGAAAGATTTTCTATCAACATCTTCTTTAAAGCTTAAAATATGTAGagacaaataattaaaaaatttgtCGGGCATTGCATTAGTTTAATCTTTAAATCTGAGCTGTAGGTTCATGAGGTGGACACGTGTTATATCCCAATTCATGGTCCAACATCTTCTATCAGCctactctagtgtgtttttaaagggataatggggtgtacttagtaaaaaacgggatgcaaataatgttcatcttaaTTAATTCTACAAGTATTGCTCCCGCTATGGACACAGTAGTACCCTTCGAAACATCTCCGTCGGCGGTCTAATTTTTCCTCGCCGGATGGCTAGCACTTGACTATCTGGGTCAAAAATGATCCACGGAATGGGAACCAACGAAAACATAGAGAGAAAAAGCTCTCAACAAATAATTAAGTGCTTGGGCTAATAAAATCTACCTAATGGTGAGCTTGTTGGAGAGGTGACATGTAAAaccctatatatatttttcattacaAGACCAATAAAATTCTTAGAATGGGATTCTTCCGCATGCAACAATGACATGAATGGCTTTTTACGGTGGAGAAAGAGGCATCTGGGGCTGTGGAAGCTGTAACAGACCAGTGCTGAGGTAGAGGGTCAATGAAATTTTGATTGGGTTTTGATGGAGCATACTACTTGAGGCACTGTCATTTTATATATTGAATTAGAAAATACTAATTTTACATAACATTAATACTGTAATAATTAAATCGCTTATCATTCCAAATTTTCAGGTAGTTGTCACATTAGCCCATTACAAAAGTTTATTTTACTGAAGCATAATACCCTTTTACCATACATCTTACACATCAGATAGCAGATGACTGATTTGAAAGTATTATACAGaaagataaaaataattaatattgatattaAGAAAAAAATCAGTTAACAAAACAAGGAATACGTGAAGCATGAAAAGTCATTAAAAGCAACAAGAATTGCAGAGTGGAAGAATTAGTTAAGGTGAAAAGGTGCTGGCACGAGGTTAGACACATGTGAAGCCTTGTGGGTTAGGTCAGTCTAGTATTACGAAGGTCCTTAATGAGTTTCAAAATAGGTCATTGGTTTAAAACTATGAGATGTTGGCCAATTGTGACCATTTTGTCTGCTGCTACATTTGCAGTCTTTACTTCAGTCATTATCAGGCGGTGCAGGCTATTGAAGTGGCGGTAGAGATAAATTGATGTAaaaactatattatatatatatatatatatatatatatatatatatactgtagTGGCAAAAAACCGTCAGATGATTCAACCAGCGATATTGGGCGACGGTCAACGCAATGTGGGTCGGTCAACACCCATCTACATCCAGAGCCCTCGGCAGCCCATGAAAGGGCGCGCAAGCCCATCTACATTAAGCTTCCCAGGCGGTCCATTAAGGAGCTTCCCAGGCGGCCCATTAAGGAACGCCCTAGGCGGCCCAGTAAGGAGCGCCCTAAGCGGCTCAGTAAGGAGCGCCTCAACCGGAGACGTCTAACGTAACTAATCGTCAAGAGACAAAAACCACTCACACCTCAGGTACGCGTCTTGCATCATATTCACATGTATTTGCATACGCATATACCCCGTACCATGTTGATCATGCACCTAAACCATTATCTTCCATCGTACCCCCGCCCCCTGAGGTAACGGTCGTCTGAGATCTCTGTCGAACCTGGCCCCGACAAATCATACAGCCTAGCACGTCGTATCAGACGGCCTTCAGCCACCTTCTGACACCGAGCCGCCTGACCACTGTACACTCCGGACTTCAACCAACCAAAATAGGCCGCGTGTCCTGACACTCGACACCACCACCCCGTACCTGCCTGCGAACTGTACCCAATATGTCAGTATTGGTCGGTTGACTACCCAACTATAAAAGGCCCCCTCCCCCTCGGGAGCAAGGGGACGCATTTTTTCTCAGAGACTCAAACCCCTCGCCCTCTTTCACTTCCTTAAGCCCTCAGTTCATTCACAGCTACCTGGCATTTTTTGCATCCATCATTTCCATATCAGCATTCACATTTTATGATTCGtatatctttgctttgaccGACCCAATTCCAatttactgacttgagcgtcggaggttctttggcaggtaccccacTGGTGCCCAAGTCCTTCGATctcaaccttgctttgtttctcaggatCCCGCTGTAGAAGGCCTGCATagaaattacgttgactattcaacgattgtagattcgggtaTCTACAATTTGGCGCCCACCGTGGGGCCTCTACAGCTCTTCGCCTGGCAAAGCCGAAAACCACAACCGTACCCATCTTGAAACACCATGTCTCACTCGGAATCGGACCCTATGGTCGACGTGCTGGCCCAACTAACGTCCATCAGAGAGGAACTCCGGGAAAATTCTATAAAGATGGCCGCCTTGGAAGCCGAAAACAACGCCGTCAGGGCCGAAAATGCGAAGCTCTTGGAGTTGAACGAACAGACCATCCGTGATAGGAGTGCTGTGCGCTCCATGCCACCCCTCGAACAAGGCACACCAGAAAGAACCTCCAACCAATATGCTCGCTCATTGAGCGCCGGCCTGAGCAGGTATTTCACCCCCGGACAAAGTTCAAGGCAAAATGACCCACCTACGCATACCATCGGTGGCCATCCCAGTCCGACGACCGGCGCCCAACCCGAAGGTCATAACTGGCCACGAACGCCACCATTGTTCCCAGCATTTTCCTACATTCCACCCTCTTCCAATCCCTCGAGTATGGGAGCACCACTTGAGGAATGGACGCAAAGGCTCGCCACACTAGAATCCAGGATGAACAAAGTCCCAGGAGTAGTGGCATCGCCGGAAAAGACGCCACAAAGTAGCTTTGCAGACTCCCCTTTCTCTCCCTCGATTGCTATGACGGAGGCTCCACCAAGGTTCGCCGCGCCAATTATGAAGTTATACGATGGAACCGAAGATCCCGAGGAGCACGTGGCACACTACAAACAGAAAATGTTCGCCACTTCGATACCATTAGATCTACGAGAGGCGTGCATGTGCAAAGGATTCGGATCAACATTGACCGGGCCAGCTCTTCAATGGTACATTAGTCTCCCCAACGGCAATATCTCTTCATTCGCCCAGTTAGTGGACACCTTCCTTGTGCACTTCTCCAGTagcaagaaaattcaaaaatgttcAGAAGACTTGTTCAGAGTCGTCCAACGCCGTGAGGAATCAACCAGAGACTTCGTAGCTCGTTTCAACAAAGAGAGAGTCTCAATTCCTCGATGTAATCCTGAGACCGCGTTTAGAGCCTTCAAAAATGGACTACTTGTCGACAGAGGATTGTATGAAGAAATAGCGAAGTATGATTGTCAGAACATGGAAGATGCTCTAGCCCGCGCAACAATCCAAATCAGATGGGAAGAGGATGCCCGACGGCGACCGACCCCACCGAACAATGATAGAGAGAAGCGCGGCAAAAGAGAAGAACAACCAGCGCCTCCACCGCCAAGAAACACTGCCCACTCCCGACCGTTCAACAGGGGATTCAACAGACGAGAATACTATGAAAATGCGCCCGAATACAACTTAAGTATCGCACATGACGAGAcagtacttgtactcaaaaaaatggGAGAGAAAGTGAAATGGCCGTTAAAGAACACCGACGGAAGAGAAAAAGACACCACTAAATGGTGCGGCTTTCATCAAGTCCATGGGCACAAAACCACCGAATGCAAGGCCTTACTTTACGAAGTAAACGATTTGGTCAATCGCGGCCATTTGCACGACTTGCTGACCGAAAGAGGAAAAGCTCTCTTagcaaaaagaaaggaaaaggccGCAGAGGACGGTATACCGGAGCCCACTGAAACTATTGCGGTCATCATTGGGGGTTCAGAGATTAGTGGAATTTCTCACTCGGCCGCCAAAAGAAGTGCAAGAGCCGCCATTAATCCCGACGCAAGGAAGGGACGGCTGACGAAGACTCCTTCCGATCAGGTGATCATGTTTACCGATAGTGAAGCCACCGATCTGTTAGATCCACACCACGACGCCCTTGTCATCTCCATTCAGGTAGCAAATTGCATAATTAAACGGGTGTTAATCGACAACGGCAGTTCGGCGAACGTCTTGATGCTGAGCACCCTTAAAAAGATGAACATTGATGAAAATCACGTTGTACGACGATCGACGATCCTAATCAGATTCGGCGGAGAACAAAAGTTCACCGAAGGCGAAATAGCATTGCCCGTATATGCCGGTGGGGTCAATTGCCAAACGAAGTTCCTCGTCCTTGATTGTCACTCACCATTCAACATAATCCTTGGGCGTCCGTGGATTCATGAGATGAAAGCAGTCCcgtcaacttatcatcaagtcGTCAAATTCCCAACGGCCGCCGGAATCAAAGAAATCTACGGTGAACAATTGGCATCTAGAGAATGTTACCAGAATGGcctcaaaaagaagaaagagcagttatagcaattacagcaatcGTCCGACTCCGGCGGGCAAAATACGCCCGAAGTGGAGGAGTTAGACGAAGTTTCGATCTCTCCGGAGTTCCCCGAACAGAAGGTTCAAATTGGAGCCCGCTTGCCTCCCGAGTTGCGAGGAAAATTGATCACCTTTCTGTCCCAGCACCGACACTGCTTCGCTTGGTCTCATGCTGATATGACGGGAGTCGACCCAAACGTGGCCATGCACCGTTTAAGAGTAGACCCCGATCACTCGCCGGTCAAACAGAAACGGAGGAAGTTCGCCCCTGAAAGAAATCGAATCATTAACGAAGAAGTTCAGCACCTGATTGATAATGGTTTCGTCAGAGAAGTGAATTATCCCGATTGGTTGGCGAACGTGGTggtagtgaagaagaagaacggcAAATGGCGAGTCTGCATAGACTTTACCGATCTCAACAAAGCTTGCCCAAAAGATCCGTTCCCCCTACCTCACATTGATATGATGGTCGACGCCACGGCTGGCCACGAACTGTTGAGTTTCATGGACGCCTTCTCCGGATATAACCAGATCCTCATGCATCccgatgatcaagaaaaaaccgCGTTCGTCACAGAAAGGggcattttttgttacaaagtaaTGCCCTTCGGATTAAAAAATGCTGGCGCGACATACCAACGACTTGTCAACCGAATGTTCGCCGGATTACTAGGAGACACAATGGAAGTATATATTGATGACATGTTAGTCAAATCATTGGTCGCTGAGCAACACTTGCACCATTTACAGCAGGCGTTCGACTTATTGATCAAATATGGCATGAAACTGAATCCCACCAAGTGCTCATTCGGAGTAACCGCTGGGAAGTTCCTGGGCTATATCGTAACTCAACGAGGCATCGAAGCAAATCCCGACCAAATCAGAGCAATCCTCGACCTCCCTTCGCCAAAATGCGTAAAAGAGGTGCAGAAATTGACGGGGAGGGTGGCGGCGCTCAACAGATTCGTATCTAGGTCATCCGAAAAATGCCACCAGTTCTTCACAACGCTTCGCAAAACAAATGACTTCGCATGGACCGCCGACTGCGAGAAGGCTCTGCAGCAGCTGAAAGAATACTTGACTTCACCACCACTATTGTCCAAGCCTAAAGAAAACGAACAGCTGTACGTTTATCTCGCAGTGTCCGAAACAGCCGTCAGCGCAGTGTTAATCAGAGAAGAGGAATCGAGGCAACTTCCCGTATATTACGTGAGCAAAAGCCTCTTGGACGCCGAGACCAGATACAGCCAGATGGAAAAGCTCGCGCTAGCCCTCGTAACAGCCGCCCGGAAGCTGAGACCGTACTTCCAAAGCCACAGCATCGTGGTAGTAACCACATTCCCTATGAGGAGTATACTACACAAGCCCGAATTATCCGGACGATTAACGAAGTGGGCGGTCGA belongs to Tripterygium wilfordii isolate XIE 37 chromosome 2, ASM1340144v1, whole genome shotgun sequence and includes:
- the LOC120010676 gene encoding uncharacterized protein LOC120010676, whose protein sequence is MSHSESDPMVDVLAQLTSIREELRENSIKMAALEAENNAVRAENAKLLELNEQTIRDRSAVRSMPPLEQGTPERTSNQYARSLSAGLSRYFTPGQSSRQNDPPTHTIGGHPSPTTGAQPEGHNWPRTPPLFPAFSYIPPSSNPSSMGAPLEEWTQRLATLESRMNKVPGVVASPEKTPQSSFADSPFSPSIAMTEAPPRFAAPIMKLYDGTEDPEEHVAHYKQKMFATSIPLDLREACMCKGFGSTLTGPALQWYISLPNGNISSFAQLVDTFLVHFSSSKKIQKCSEDLFRVVQRREESTRDFVARFNKERVSIPRCNPETAFRAFKNGLLVDRGLYEEIAKYDCQNMEDALARATIQIRWEEDARRRPTPPNNDREKRGKREEQPAPPPPRNTAHSRPFNRGFNRREYYENAPEYNLSIAHDETVLVLKKMGEKVKWPLKNTDGREKDTTKWCGFHQVHGHKTTECKALLYEVNDLVNRGHLHDLLTERGKALLAKRKEKAAEDGIPEPTETIAVIIGGSEISGISHSAAKRSARAAINPDARKGRLTKTPSDQVIMFTDSEATDLLDPHHDALVISIQVANCIIKRVLIDNGSSANVLMLSTLKKMNIDENHVVRRSTILIRFGGEQKFTEGEIALPVYAGGVNCQTKFLVLDCHSPFNIILGRPWIHEMKAVPSTYHQVVKFPTAAGIKEIYGEQLASRECYQNGLKKKKEQL